Proteins from a single region of candidate division KSB1 bacterium:
- a CDS encoding adenosine deaminase family protein, with protein sequence MPQQNKIKYTEDLAELINRIPKTDLHVHLDGSLRLQTLIEFAKKENVELPSATVEGLNELVFKDNYANLEEYLKTFGYSCAVMQKPEYLEQIAYELAQDNQNEGVRYIEVRFAPQLHINKNMDMKMVIASVDKGLERAQKEFNLRPEVRSGYEPPFYYGIIVSALRAFGPYSEYYANFINSLVYSDMKNIVGLCSLELARGAVKTRDELGVLIVALDLAGAEKGNPAKDHRKAFQYAHENFLAKTVHAGEAYGPSSIFQAITECHAERIGHGLFLFDATKVDDDSSPDKEKYVDELSQYIADRRVTIEVCLTSNLQTNPALKSLEQHSFKKMIERELSTSICTDNRTVSKTTVTNEIKLVLQNFDMNPRTLKNIIVYGFKRSFFPDRYAKKREYVRKCIDYYEKLVQGTILEA encoded by the coding sequence ATGCCTCAACAAAATAAAATAAAATACACAGAAGATCTCGCCGAACTTATTAACCGAATTCCAAAAACCGATTTACATGTGCACCTAGACGGCTCACTTCGTTTGCAAACACTGATTGAATTCGCAAAGAAAGAGAATGTTGAGCTGCCGAGCGCCACAGTTGAGGGGTTAAACGAACTTGTGTTCAAAGATAATTATGCAAATCTCGAAGAGTATTTGAAAACATTTGGCTACTCCTGCGCGGTCATGCAAAAGCCTGAATACTTAGAGCAAATCGCTTATGAACTTGCCCAGGACAATCAGAATGAGGGTGTTCGTTACATCGAAGTGCGGTTTGCACCGCAGTTGCACATCAATAAAAATATGGACATGAAAATGGTGATTGCCAGTGTCGACAAGGGACTGGAACGCGCTCAGAAAGAATTTAATCTGCGTCCGGAAGTTAGGTCGGGTTATGAGCCGCCGTTTTATTATGGAATCATCGTGAGTGCCTTGCGAGCATTCGGCCCCTATTCAGAGTATTATGCGAACTTCATCAATTCACTGGTTTACTCAGATATGAAAAACATTGTGGGGCTTTGTTCTCTCGAATTGGCTCGAGGCGCCGTAAAAACTCGCGACGAACTCGGCGTGCTCATTGTAGCACTTGATCTCGCCGGAGCCGAGAAAGGCAACCCTGCAAAGGATCACCGAAAGGCCTTTCAATATGCACACGAAAATTTTCTGGCCAAAACAGTTCATGCCGGGGAGGCCTACGGACCTTCCTCTATTTTTCAAGCAATCACAGAATGTCATGCCGAACGCATCGGTCACGGCCTGTTTTTGTTCGACGCCACTAAAGTTGATGACGATTCGAGTCCCGACAAAGAGAAGTATGTTGATGAGCTAAGCCAGTACATTGCCGATCGCCGGGTTACCATTGAAGTCTGCCTGACCAGCAACTTGCAAACCAACCCGGCACTCAAGAGCCTTGAACAGCACTCTTTCAAGAAAATGATCGAGCGGGAACTCAGTACCAGCATCTGTACAGACAACCGAACGGTCAGCAAGACCACTGTTACAAACGAAATCAAGCTGGTGCTGCAAAATTTTGACATGAATCCCAGGACTTTAAAAAACATAATTGTGTATGGCTTTAAACGCAGCTTTTTCCCTGACCGATATGCAAAGAAGAGGGAGTATGTCCGCAAGTGCATCGATTATTATGAGAAATTGGTGCAGGGGACGATTTTGGAGGCGTAG